The following nucleotide sequence is from Dehalogenimonas formicexedens.
CAGCGCGGGCGACGACGGTACCAGGCGCAGCCTTAGGCTGGTTGGGTGCGGGGAACGTCTCGACAAGCTTGACCAGCTTGCCTTCCCAGGTGGTAAAAGCGCCCGGCCAGGGTTGGAAGGCCCGGACCTGCCGCCAGATGTCAGCGGCGGATTTGGACCAATCTATACGGCCGGCTTCTTTGGAGATCATCGGCGAATAAGTGGCGCCTTCGGAGGATTGCGGTACCGCCTCGATCGTCCCGTTAATGAGTTGGGGCAGCACGTCGAGCAAAGCCATCGAGCCGATAATCCCCAGGCTTTGGGTCAAACTTCCGGTGTTGTCCCACGAGAGTACAGGGATCATTGACCGTGAGTAAACGGCCCCGGTGTCTATCCCGGCGTCCATGCGCATGATCGAGACCCCGGTAAATTCGTCCCCTGAAAGGATGGCCGCGGAGATCGGCGCGGCGCCGCGGTGTTTCGGCAGCAGCGAGGCGTGGACGTTGACGCAGCCGAGGCGCGGAATATCCAGGACCGCCTGCGGCAGGATCAGCCCATAGGCGGCGACCACGATAACGTCTGGCGAGATTT
It contains:
- the fmt gene encoding methionyl-tRNA formyltransferase → MTRLVFMGTPGFAASVLSGLIDEGCEIAAVYTRPDAPAGRGRGLVASPVKQLAEKYALPVIQPRSLRKPEAQDELRKISPDVIVVAAYGLILPQAVLDIPRLGCVNVHASLLPKHRGAAPISAAILSGDEFTGVSIMRMDAGIDTGAVYSRSMIPVLSWDNTGSLTQSLGIIGSMALLDVLPQLINGTIEAVPQSSEGATYSPMISKEAGRIDWSKSAADIWRQVRAFQPWPGAFTTWEGKLVKLVETFPAPNQPKAAPGTVVARAGEGAAIGVATGDGVLTIRKLQIEGKKPMTGEEFLRGARGFIGAGLG